The following proteins come from a genomic window of Acinonyx jubatus isolate Ajub_Pintada_27869175 chromosome C1, VMU_Ajub_asm_v1.0, whole genome shotgun sequence:
- the ZBTB17 gene encoding zinc finger and BTB domain-containing protein 17 isoform X3, whose amino-acid sequence MDFPQHSQHVLEQLNQQRQLGLLCDCTFVVDGVDFKAHKAVLAACSEYFKMLFVDQKDVVHLDISNAAGLGQVLEFMYTAKLSLSPENVDDVLAVASFLQMQDIVTACHALKSLAEPAGSPGETPVASAPEGGDKRAKEEKAAAAVLSELDPAGSGPPTGPDREPKEERGGQAESTASGAEQTEKADAPREPPSVEPKPDPTSSMAAAEAEAALSESSEQEMEVEPARKGEEQEGEGAAAAEVKEEGPPLEKGEPPEESEESASTDSGQELGTEARGPRSGTYGDRTESKAYGSVIHKCEDCGKEFTHTGNFKRHIRIHTGEKPFSCRECSKAFSDPAACKAHEKTHSPLKPYGCEECGKSYRLISLLNLHKKRHSGEARYRCGDCGKLFTTSGNLKRHQLVHSGEKPYQCDYCGRSFSDPTSKMRHLETHDTDKEHKCPHCDKKFNQVGNLKAHLKIHIADGPLKCRECGKQFTTSGNLKRHLRIHSGEKPYVCIHCQRQFADPGALQRHVRIHTGEKPCQCVMCGKAFTQASSLIAHVRQHTGEKPYVCERCGKRSCPARPSHARRPARFVQSSQLANHIRHHDNIRPHKCSVCSKAFVNVGDLSKHIIIHTGEKPYLCDKCGRGFNRVDNLRSHVKTVHQGKAGIKILEPEEGGEVSVVTVDDMVTLATEALAATAVTQLTVVPVGAAVTADETEVLKAEISKAVKQVQEEDPNTHILYACDSCGDKFLDANSLAQHVRIHTAQALVMFQTDADFYQQYGPGGTWPAGQVLQAGELVFRPRDGADGQPALAETPPTAPECPPPAE is encoded by the exons ATGGACTTTCCCCAGCACAGCCAGCACGTCTTGGAGCAGCTGAACCAGCAGCGGCAGCTGGGGCTTCTGTGTGACTGCACTTTTGTGGTGGACGGCGTTGACTTCAAGGCCCACAAAGCAGTGCTGGCGGCCTGCAGCGAGTACTTCAAGATGCTCTTCGTGGACCAGAAGGATGTGGTGCACCTGGACATCAGTAACGCGGCAG GCCTCGGGCAGGTGCTGGAGTTTATGTACACGGCCAAGCTGAGCCTGAGCCCTGAGAACGTGGACGATGTGCTGGCTGTGGCCAGCTTCCTGCAGATGCAGGACATCGTCACGGCCTGCCACGCCCTCAAGTCCCTCGCCGAGCCCGCTGGCAGCCCCGGGGAGACTCCGGTGGCCTCGGCCCCGGAAG gaggagacaagagagcCAAAGAGGAAAAGGCGGCTGCTGCCGTTCTGAGCGAGCTGGACCCGGCCGGAAGCGGTCCACCCACGGGCCCAGACAGGGAGCCCAAGGAGGAGCGGGGCGGCCAGGCTGAGAGCACGGCCAGCG GTGCCGAGCAGACAGAGAAGGCTGACGCCCCCCGGGAGCCGCCCTCCGTGGAGCCCAAGCCCGACCCCACGAGCAGCATGGCTGCTGCGGAGGCCGAGGCCGCCTTGTCGGAGAGCTCGGAGCAAG AAATGGAGGTGGAGCCGGCCAGGAAAGGAGAAGAGCAGGAGGGTGAAGGCGCAGCGGCCGCCGAGGTCAAGGAAGAGGGGCCGCCGCTGGAGAAGGGGGAGCCCCCCGAGGAGAGCGAGGAGTCTGCCAGCACGGACTCGGGCCAGGAGCTGGGCACCGAGGCCCGGGGCCCACGCTCGGGCACCTACGGCGACCGCACCGAGTCCAAGGCCTACGGCTCGGTCATCCACAAGTGCGAG GACTGCGGGAAGGAGTTCACGCACACGGGCAACTTCAAGCGGCACATCCGCAtccacacgggcgagaagccctTCTCGTGCCGGGAGTGCAGCAAGGCCTTCTCGGACCCGGCCGCCTGCAAGGCCCACGAGAAGACGCACAG CCCGCTGAAGCCGTACGGCTGCGAGGAGTGCGGCAAGAGCTACCGGCTCATCAGCCTGCTGAACCTGCACAAGAAGCGGCACTCGGGCGAGGCGCGCTACCGCTGCGGGGACTGCGGCAAGCTGTTCACCACGTCGGGCAACCTGAAGCGCCACCAGCTGGTGCACAGCGGCGAGAAGCCCTACCAGTGCGACTACTGCGGCCGCTCCTTCTCCGACCCCACCTCCAAGATGCGCCACCTGGAGACCCACGACACCGACAAGGAGCACAAGTGCCCGCACTGTGACAAGAAGTTCAACCAG GTGGGGAATCTGAAGGCCCACCTGAAGATCCACATCGCGGACGGGCCCCTCAAGTGCCGAGAGTGTGGGAAGCAGTTCACCACCTCAG GGAACCTCAAGCGGCACCTTCGGATCCACAGCGGGGAGAAGCCCTACGTGTGCATCCACTGCCAGCGGCAGTTCGCGGACCCCGGCGCTCTGCAGCGGCACGTCCGCATCCACACAG GCGAGAAGCCGTGCCAGTGCGTGATGTGCGGCAAGGCCTTCACCCAGGCCAGCTCCCTCATCGCGCACGTGCGCCAGCACACCGGCGAGAAGCCCTACGTCTGCGAGCGCTGCGGCAAGAGGTCCTGCCCCGCCCGTCCCTCCCATGCCCGGCGCCCTGCACG GTTCGTCCAGTCCAGCCAGTTGGCCAATCACATCCGCCACCATGACAACATCCGCCCTCACAAGTGCAGTGTGTGCAGCAAGGCCTTCGTGAATGTGGGGGACCTGTCCAAGCACATCATCATCCACACTG GAGAGAAGCCCTACCTGTGTGACAAGTGCGGTCGTGGCTTCAACCGCGTGGACAACCTGCGCTCCCACGTGAAGACCGTGCACCAGGGCAAGGCGGGCATCAAAATCCTGGAGCCAGAGGAGGGCGGGGAGGTCAGCGTGGTCACCGTGGATGACATGGTCACGCTGGCCACCGAAGCGCTGGCGGCAACCGCTGTCACTCAGCTCACAG TGGTGCCAGTGGGGGCCGCGGTGACCGCCGACGAGACGGAAGTCCTTAAGGCCGAGATCAGCAAAGCTGTGAAGCAAGTCCAGGAGGAAG ACCCCAACACCCACATCCTCTATGCCTGCGACTCCTGTGGGGACAAGTTCCTGGACGCTAACAGCCTCGCCCAGCACGTGCGGATCCACACGGCCCAGGCGCTGGTCATGTTCCAGACGGACGCGGACTTCTACCAGCAGTACGGGCCGGGCGGCACGTGGCCGGCCGGGCAGGTGCTGCAGGCCGGGGAGCTGGTCTTCCGCCCTCGGGACGGGGCCGACGGCCAGCCTGCTCTGGCGGAGacgccccccaccgcccctgaATGTCCACCGCCTGCTGAGTGA
- the ZBTB17 gene encoding zinc finger and BTB domain-containing protein 17 isoform X2, whose amino-acid sequence MSFPEPVNQKEREREREIPLSWTLPEPCGCSGRGSVAEMPGDETSVTCAWQNGKTMDFPQHSQHVLEQLNQQRQLGLLCDCTFVVDGVDFKAHKAVLAACSEYFKMLFVDQKDVVHLDISNAAGLGQVLEFMYTAKLSLSPENVDDVLAVASFLQMQDIVTACHALKSLAEPAGSPGETPVASAPEGGDKRAKEEKAAAAVLSELDPAGSGPPTGPDREPKEERGGQAESTASGAEQTEKADAPREPPSVEPKPDPTSSMAAAEAEAALSESSEQEMEVEPARKGEEQEGEGAAAAEVKEEGPPLEKGEPPEESEESASTDSGQELGTEARGPRSGTYGDRTESKAYGSVIHKCEDCGKEFTHTGNFKRHIRIHTGEKPFSCRECSKAFSDPAACKAHEKTHSPLKPYGCEECGKSYRLISLLNLHKKRHSGEARYRCGDCGKLFTTSGNLKRHQLVHSGEKPYQCDYCGRSFSDPTSKMRHLETHDTDKEHKCPHCDKKFNQVGNLKAHLKIHIADGPLKCRECGKQFTTSGNLKRHLRIHSGEKPYVCIHCQRQFADPGALQRHVRIHTGEKPCQCVMCGKAFTQASSLIAHVRQHTGEKPYVCERCGKRFVQSSQLANHIRHHDNIRPHKCSVCSKAFVNVGDLSKHIIIHTGEKPYLCDKCGRGFNRVDNLRSHVKTVHQGKAGIKILEPEEGGEVSVVTVDDMVTLATEALAATAVTQLTVVPVGAAVTADETEVLKAEISKAVKQVQEEDPNTHILYACDSCGDKFLDANSLAQHVRIHTAQALVMFQTDADFYQQYGPGGTWPAGQVLQAGELVFRPRDGADGQPALAETPPTAPECPPPAE is encoded by the exons ATGTCGTTTCCTGAGCCTGTGaatcagaaagagagggagagggagagggagatccCTCTCTCCTGGACTTTGCCAGAGCCCTGTGGGTGCAGCGGCAGAGGGTCTGTTGCTGAAATGCCGGGTGATGAGACATCTGTCACCTGTGCATGGCAGAATGGGAAAA CCATGGACTTTCCCCAGCACAGCCAGCACGTCTTGGAGCAGCTGAACCAGCAGCGGCAGCTGGGGCTTCTGTGTGACTGCACTTTTGTGGTGGACGGCGTTGACTTCAAGGCCCACAAAGCAGTGCTGGCGGCCTGCAGCGAGTACTTCAAGATGCTCTTCGTGGACCAGAAGGATGTGGTGCACCTGGACATCAGTAACGCGGCAG GCCTCGGGCAGGTGCTGGAGTTTATGTACACGGCCAAGCTGAGCCTGAGCCCTGAGAACGTGGACGATGTGCTGGCTGTGGCCAGCTTCCTGCAGATGCAGGACATCGTCACGGCCTGCCACGCCCTCAAGTCCCTCGCCGAGCCCGCTGGCAGCCCCGGGGAGACTCCGGTGGCCTCGGCCCCGGAAG gaggagacaagagagcCAAAGAGGAAAAGGCGGCTGCTGCCGTTCTGAGCGAGCTGGACCCGGCCGGAAGCGGTCCACCCACGGGCCCAGACAGGGAGCCCAAGGAGGAGCGGGGCGGCCAGGCTGAGAGCACGGCCAGCG GTGCCGAGCAGACAGAGAAGGCTGACGCCCCCCGGGAGCCGCCCTCCGTGGAGCCCAAGCCCGACCCCACGAGCAGCATGGCTGCTGCGGAGGCCGAGGCCGCCTTGTCGGAGAGCTCGGAGCAAG AAATGGAGGTGGAGCCGGCCAGGAAAGGAGAAGAGCAGGAGGGTGAAGGCGCAGCGGCCGCCGAGGTCAAGGAAGAGGGGCCGCCGCTGGAGAAGGGGGAGCCCCCCGAGGAGAGCGAGGAGTCTGCCAGCACGGACTCGGGCCAGGAGCTGGGCACCGAGGCCCGGGGCCCACGCTCGGGCACCTACGGCGACCGCACCGAGTCCAAGGCCTACGGCTCGGTCATCCACAAGTGCGAG GACTGCGGGAAGGAGTTCACGCACACGGGCAACTTCAAGCGGCACATCCGCAtccacacgggcgagaagccctTCTCGTGCCGGGAGTGCAGCAAGGCCTTCTCGGACCCGGCCGCCTGCAAGGCCCACGAGAAGACGCACAG CCCGCTGAAGCCGTACGGCTGCGAGGAGTGCGGCAAGAGCTACCGGCTCATCAGCCTGCTGAACCTGCACAAGAAGCGGCACTCGGGCGAGGCGCGCTACCGCTGCGGGGACTGCGGCAAGCTGTTCACCACGTCGGGCAACCTGAAGCGCCACCAGCTGGTGCACAGCGGCGAGAAGCCCTACCAGTGCGACTACTGCGGCCGCTCCTTCTCCGACCCCACCTCCAAGATGCGCCACCTGGAGACCCACGACACCGACAAGGAGCACAAGTGCCCGCACTGTGACAAGAAGTTCAACCAG GTGGGGAATCTGAAGGCCCACCTGAAGATCCACATCGCGGACGGGCCCCTCAAGTGCCGAGAGTGTGGGAAGCAGTTCACCACCTCAG GGAACCTCAAGCGGCACCTTCGGATCCACAGCGGGGAGAAGCCCTACGTGTGCATCCACTGCCAGCGGCAGTTCGCGGACCCCGGCGCTCTGCAGCGGCACGTCCGCATCCACACAG GCGAGAAGCCGTGCCAGTGCGTGATGTGCGGCAAGGCCTTCACCCAGGCCAGCTCCCTCATCGCGCACGTGCGCCAGCACACCGGCGAGAAGCCCTACGTCTGCGAGCGCTGCGGCAAGAG GTTCGTCCAGTCCAGCCAGTTGGCCAATCACATCCGCCACCATGACAACATCCGCCCTCACAAGTGCAGTGTGTGCAGCAAGGCCTTCGTGAATGTGGGGGACCTGTCCAAGCACATCATCATCCACACTG GAGAGAAGCCCTACCTGTGTGACAAGTGCGGTCGTGGCTTCAACCGCGTGGACAACCTGCGCTCCCACGTGAAGACCGTGCACCAGGGCAAGGCGGGCATCAAAATCCTGGAGCCAGAGGAGGGCGGGGAGGTCAGCGTGGTCACCGTGGATGACATGGTCACGCTGGCCACCGAAGCGCTGGCGGCAACCGCTGTCACTCAGCTCACAG TGGTGCCAGTGGGGGCCGCGGTGACCGCCGACGAGACGGAAGTCCTTAAGGCCGAGATCAGCAAAGCTGTGAAGCAAGTCCAGGAGGAAG ACCCCAACACCCACATCCTCTATGCCTGCGACTCCTGTGGGGACAAGTTCCTGGACGCTAACAGCCTCGCCCAGCACGTGCGGATCCACACGGCCCAGGCGCTGGTCATGTTCCAGACGGACGCGGACTTCTACCAGCAGTACGGGCCGGGCGGCACGTGGCCGGCCGGGCAGGTGCTGCAGGCCGGGGAGCTGGTCTTCCGCCCTCGGGACGGGGCCGACGGCCAGCCTGCTCTGGCGGAGacgccccccaccgcccctgaATGTCCACCGCCTGCTGAGTGA
- the ZBTB17 gene encoding zinc finger and BTB domain-containing protein 17 isoform X1 yields the protein MSFPEPVNQKEREREREIPLSWTLPEPCGCSGRGSVAEMPGDETSVTCAWQNGKTMDFPQHSQHVLEQLNQQRQLGLLCDCTFVVDGVDFKAHKAVLAACSEYFKMLFVDQKDVVHLDISNAAGLGQVLEFMYTAKLSLSPENVDDVLAVASFLQMQDIVTACHALKSLAEPAGSPGETPVASAPEGGDKRAKEEKAAAAVLSELDPAGSGPPTGPDREPKEERGGQAESTASGAEQTEKADAPREPPSVEPKPDPTSSMAAAEAEAALSESSEQEMEVEPARKGEEQEGEGAAAAEVKEEGPPLEKGEPPEESEESASTDSGQELGTEARGPRSGTYGDRTESKAYGSVIHKCEDCGKEFTHTGNFKRHIRIHTGEKPFSCRECSKAFSDPAACKAHEKTHSPLKPYGCEECGKSYRLISLLNLHKKRHSGEARYRCGDCGKLFTTSGNLKRHQLVHSGEKPYQCDYCGRSFSDPTSKMRHLETHDTDKEHKCPHCDKKFNQVGNLKAHLKIHIADGPLKCRECGKQFTTSGNLKRHLRIHSGEKPYVCIHCQRQFADPGALQRHVRIHTGEKPCQCVMCGKAFTQASSLIAHVRQHTGEKPYVCERCGKRSCPARPSHARRPARFVQSSQLANHIRHHDNIRPHKCSVCSKAFVNVGDLSKHIIIHTGEKPYLCDKCGRGFNRVDNLRSHVKTVHQGKAGIKILEPEEGGEVSVVTVDDMVTLATEALAATAVTQLTVVPVGAAVTADETEVLKAEISKAVKQVQEEDPNTHILYACDSCGDKFLDANSLAQHVRIHTAQALVMFQTDADFYQQYGPGGTWPAGQVLQAGELVFRPRDGADGQPALAETPPTAPECPPPAE from the exons ATGTCGTTTCCTGAGCCTGTGaatcagaaagagagggagagggagagggagatccCTCTCTCCTGGACTTTGCCAGAGCCCTGTGGGTGCAGCGGCAGAGGGTCTGTTGCTGAAATGCCGGGTGATGAGACATCTGTCACCTGTGCATGGCAGAATGGGAAAA CCATGGACTTTCCCCAGCACAGCCAGCACGTCTTGGAGCAGCTGAACCAGCAGCGGCAGCTGGGGCTTCTGTGTGACTGCACTTTTGTGGTGGACGGCGTTGACTTCAAGGCCCACAAAGCAGTGCTGGCGGCCTGCAGCGAGTACTTCAAGATGCTCTTCGTGGACCAGAAGGATGTGGTGCACCTGGACATCAGTAACGCGGCAG GCCTCGGGCAGGTGCTGGAGTTTATGTACACGGCCAAGCTGAGCCTGAGCCCTGAGAACGTGGACGATGTGCTGGCTGTGGCCAGCTTCCTGCAGATGCAGGACATCGTCACGGCCTGCCACGCCCTCAAGTCCCTCGCCGAGCCCGCTGGCAGCCCCGGGGAGACTCCGGTGGCCTCGGCCCCGGAAG gaggagacaagagagcCAAAGAGGAAAAGGCGGCTGCTGCCGTTCTGAGCGAGCTGGACCCGGCCGGAAGCGGTCCACCCACGGGCCCAGACAGGGAGCCCAAGGAGGAGCGGGGCGGCCAGGCTGAGAGCACGGCCAGCG GTGCCGAGCAGACAGAGAAGGCTGACGCCCCCCGGGAGCCGCCCTCCGTGGAGCCCAAGCCCGACCCCACGAGCAGCATGGCTGCTGCGGAGGCCGAGGCCGCCTTGTCGGAGAGCTCGGAGCAAG AAATGGAGGTGGAGCCGGCCAGGAAAGGAGAAGAGCAGGAGGGTGAAGGCGCAGCGGCCGCCGAGGTCAAGGAAGAGGGGCCGCCGCTGGAGAAGGGGGAGCCCCCCGAGGAGAGCGAGGAGTCTGCCAGCACGGACTCGGGCCAGGAGCTGGGCACCGAGGCCCGGGGCCCACGCTCGGGCACCTACGGCGACCGCACCGAGTCCAAGGCCTACGGCTCGGTCATCCACAAGTGCGAG GACTGCGGGAAGGAGTTCACGCACACGGGCAACTTCAAGCGGCACATCCGCAtccacacgggcgagaagccctTCTCGTGCCGGGAGTGCAGCAAGGCCTTCTCGGACCCGGCCGCCTGCAAGGCCCACGAGAAGACGCACAG CCCGCTGAAGCCGTACGGCTGCGAGGAGTGCGGCAAGAGCTACCGGCTCATCAGCCTGCTGAACCTGCACAAGAAGCGGCACTCGGGCGAGGCGCGCTACCGCTGCGGGGACTGCGGCAAGCTGTTCACCACGTCGGGCAACCTGAAGCGCCACCAGCTGGTGCACAGCGGCGAGAAGCCCTACCAGTGCGACTACTGCGGCCGCTCCTTCTCCGACCCCACCTCCAAGATGCGCCACCTGGAGACCCACGACACCGACAAGGAGCACAAGTGCCCGCACTGTGACAAGAAGTTCAACCAG GTGGGGAATCTGAAGGCCCACCTGAAGATCCACATCGCGGACGGGCCCCTCAAGTGCCGAGAGTGTGGGAAGCAGTTCACCACCTCAG GGAACCTCAAGCGGCACCTTCGGATCCACAGCGGGGAGAAGCCCTACGTGTGCATCCACTGCCAGCGGCAGTTCGCGGACCCCGGCGCTCTGCAGCGGCACGTCCGCATCCACACAG GCGAGAAGCCGTGCCAGTGCGTGATGTGCGGCAAGGCCTTCACCCAGGCCAGCTCCCTCATCGCGCACGTGCGCCAGCACACCGGCGAGAAGCCCTACGTCTGCGAGCGCTGCGGCAAGAGGTCCTGCCCCGCCCGTCCCTCCCATGCCCGGCGCCCTGCACG GTTCGTCCAGTCCAGCCAGTTGGCCAATCACATCCGCCACCATGACAACATCCGCCCTCACAAGTGCAGTGTGTGCAGCAAGGCCTTCGTGAATGTGGGGGACCTGTCCAAGCACATCATCATCCACACTG GAGAGAAGCCCTACCTGTGTGACAAGTGCGGTCGTGGCTTCAACCGCGTGGACAACCTGCGCTCCCACGTGAAGACCGTGCACCAGGGCAAGGCGGGCATCAAAATCCTGGAGCCAGAGGAGGGCGGGGAGGTCAGCGTGGTCACCGTGGATGACATGGTCACGCTGGCCACCGAAGCGCTGGCGGCAACCGCTGTCACTCAGCTCACAG TGGTGCCAGTGGGGGCCGCGGTGACCGCCGACGAGACGGAAGTCCTTAAGGCCGAGATCAGCAAAGCTGTGAAGCAAGTCCAGGAGGAAG ACCCCAACACCCACATCCTCTATGCCTGCGACTCCTGTGGGGACAAGTTCCTGGACGCTAACAGCCTCGCCCAGCACGTGCGGATCCACACGGCCCAGGCGCTGGTCATGTTCCAGACGGACGCGGACTTCTACCAGCAGTACGGGCCGGGCGGCACGTGGCCGGCCGGGCAGGTGCTGCAGGCCGGGGAGCTGGTCTTCCGCCCTCGGGACGGGGCCGACGGCCAGCCTGCTCTGGCGGAGacgccccccaccgcccctgaATGTCCACCGCCTGCTGAGTGA
- the ZBTB17 gene encoding zinc finger and BTB domain-containing protein 17 isoform X4, translated as MSFPEPVNQKEREREREIPLSWTLPEPCGCSGRGSVAEMPGDETSVTCAWQNGKTMDFPQHSQHVLEQLNQQRQLGLLCDCTFVVDGVDFKAHKAVLAACSEYFKMLFVDQKDVVHLDISNAAGLGQVLEFMYTAKLSLSPENVDDVLAVASFLQMQDIVTACHALKSLAEPAGSPGETPVASAPEGGDKRAKEEKAAAAVLSELDPAGSGPPTGPDREPKEERGGQAESTASGAEQTEKADAPREPPSVEPKPDPTSSMAAAEAEAALSESSEQEMEVEPARKGEEQEGEGAAAAEVKEEGPPLEKGEPPEESEESASTDSGQELGTEARGPRSGTYGDRTESKAYGSVIHKCEDCGKEFTHTGNFKRHIRIHTGEKPFSCRECSKAFSDPAACKAHEKTHSPLKPYGCEECGKSYRLISLLNLHKKRHSGEARYRCGDCGKLFTTSGNLKRHQLVHSGEKPYQCDYCGRSFSDPTSKMRHLETHDTDKEHKCPHCDKKFNQVGNLKAHLKIHIADGPLKCRECGKQFTTSGNLKRHLRIHSGEKPYVCIHCQRQFADPGALQRHVRIHTGEKPCQCVMCGKAFTQASSLIAHVRQHTGEKPYVCERCGKRSCPARPSHARRPARFVQSSQLANHIRHHDNIRPHKCSVCSKAFVNVGDLSKHIIIHTGENLASPLRREALPV; from the exons ATGTCGTTTCCTGAGCCTGTGaatcagaaagagagggagagggagagggagatccCTCTCTCCTGGACTTTGCCAGAGCCCTGTGGGTGCAGCGGCAGAGGGTCTGTTGCTGAAATGCCGGGTGATGAGACATCTGTCACCTGTGCATGGCAGAATGGGAAAA CCATGGACTTTCCCCAGCACAGCCAGCACGTCTTGGAGCAGCTGAACCAGCAGCGGCAGCTGGGGCTTCTGTGTGACTGCACTTTTGTGGTGGACGGCGTTGACTTCAAGGCCCACAAAGCAGTGCTGGCGGCCTGCAGCGAGTACTTCAAGATGCTCTTCGTGGACCAGAAGGATGTGGTGCACCTGGACATCAGTAACGCGGCAG GCCTCGGGCAGGTGCTGGAGTTTATGTACACGGCCAAGCTGAGCCTGAGCCCTGAGAACGTGGACGATGTGCTGGCTGTGGCCAGCTTCCTGCAGATGCAGGACATCGTCACGGCCTGCCACGCCCTCAAGTCCCTCGCCGAGCCCGCTGGCAGCCCCGGGGAGACTCCGGTGGCCTCGGCCCCGGAAG gaggagacaagagagcCAAAGAGGAAAAGGCGGCTGCTGCCGTTCTGAGCGAGCTGGACCCGGCCGGAAGCGGTCCACCCACGGGCCCAGACAGGGAGCCCAAGGAGGAGCGGGGCGGCCAGGCTGAGAGCACGGCCAGCG GTGCCGAGCAGACAGAGAAGGCTGACGCCCCCCGGGAGCCGCCCTCCGTGGAGCCCAAGCCCGACCCCACGAGCAGCATGGCTGCTGCGGAGGCCGAGGCCGCCTTGTCGGAGAGCTCGGAGCAAG AAATGGAGGTGGAGCCGGCCAGGAAAGGAGAAGAGCAGGAGGGTGAAGGCGCAGCGGCCGCCGAGGTCAAGGAAGAGGGGCCGCCGCTGGAGAAGGGGGAGCCCCCCGAGGAGAGCGAGGAGTCTGCCAGCACGGACTCGGGCCAGGAGCTGGGCACCGAGGCCCGGGGCCCACGCTCGGGCACCTACGGCGACCGCACCGAGTCCAAGGCCTACGGCTCGGTCATCCACAAGTGCGAG GACTGCGGGAAGGAGTTCACGCACACGGGCAACTTCAAGCGGCACATCCGCAtccacacgggcgagaagccctTCTCGTGCCGGGAGTGCAGCAAGGCCTTCTCGGACCCGGCCGCCTGCAAGGCCCACGAGAAGACGCACAG CCCGCTGAAGCCGTACGGCTGCGAGGAGTGCGGCAAGAGCTACCGGCTCATCAGCCTGCTGAACCTGCACAAGAAGCGGCACTCGGGCGAGGCGCGCTACCGCTGCGGGGACTGCGGCAAGCTGTTCACCACGTCGGGCAACCTGAAGCGCCACCAGCTGGTGCACAGCGGCGAGAAGCCCTACCAGTGCGACTACTGCGGCCGCTCCTTCTCCGACCCCACCTCCAAGATGCGCCACCTGGAGACCCACGACACCGACAAGGAGCACAAGTGCCCGCACTGTGACAAGAAGTTCAACCAG GTGGGGAATCTGAAGGCCCACCTGAAGATCCACATCGCGGACGGGCCCCTCAAGTGCCGAGAGTGTGGGAAGCAGTTCACCACCTCAG GGAACCTCAAGCGGCACCTTCGGATCCACAGCGGGGAGAAGCCCTACGTGTGCATCCACTGCCAGCGGCAGTTCGCGGACCCCGGCGCTCTGCAGCGGCACGTCCGCATCCACACAG GCGAGAAGCCGTGCCAGTGCGTGATGTGCGGCAAGGCCTTCACCCAGGCCAGCTCCCTCATCGCGCACGTGCGCCAGCACACCGGCGAGAAGCCCTACGTCTGCGAGCGCTGCGGCAAGAGGTCCTGCCCCGCCCGTCCCTCCCATGCCCGGCGCCCTGCACG GTTCGTCCAGTCCAGCCAGTTGGCCAATCACATCCGCCACCATGACAACATCCGCCCTCACAAGTGCAGTGTGTGCAGCAAGGCCTTCGTGAATGTGGGGGACCTGTCCAAGCACATCATCATCCACACTG GCGAGAACCTTGCCTCCCCCCTCAGGAGAGAAGCCCTACCTGTGTGA